In Bacteroidota bacterium, the sequence AAACCTCGGACTCAACGGCCCTATCTGGGGCCGTTGGCAGGCTGGGCAATGCCAAGGTAATACGCCAGGGAGGCCTAGCGCACCTGCAAACGGCACCTGGAACTGCTGGCGCAGGACGTAGGGAACCTGCACTTCTACGTGATGCAGAACACCAGCCCCTTTGTAGAGCTGGTGGGCATGGCGGAGGAAGTAGCCGCCGTATGGCCTCAAAAAAAAACACCCTTTACAAAAAACTACAGACCCCGTAGCAGACATAACTGCCTACTGTGTGGGCCTGTAGAAAAACGGAGCGAATGCTGGCTAGAGAGTGCGAATGCTACCGAACATATAGCTTCTGAACATCTTGCACCCCGTCCAGCTCTATTTTCAGCAGGTACACACCGTCTGAAACCGAGGGCGAAACCGAAAGAGACGTACTACCGGCTACAACGTCAACTGCCTCCTGCCACACGGTTTGGCCCAGGCTGTTGTGCAGGCTGAGTAGCACCCGCCCGCCCCTACTGGTCGTAAGCGGAACGTTAAAGCCGCCGCTGGTGGGGTTCGGATAGGCACGGCCTATGCTGATGCCCCCCTGGCCGCTCAGTAGCACGGTATTGCTCAGCGTGCTAGTGCCATCCATATCCACCTGGCGAACGCGGTAGTAGTAGATGTCGCCCGATAGATCTTTGTCCAGATGGCTGTACGTGCGGGAAATACTGCTGTTGCCCGAACCGGCTACACTCGCCACGCGCTGCCAGCCCGATACACCTGTACTGCTGCGCTCCAAATCAAAGTACTGATTGTTAACCTCCTGCGTGGTACGCCACTCCAGCTTGGCCGTTCGGCTGCCGGCCCAGCTACCCACCAGGTGAAAGCCCTCTACCGGAAGCGGTATGGCTGCAGCACCCGAAAGCTCTATGTCGTAGGTCGCATTCACCCCCGAAAAACCGTCTACCATAATCATATAGGTGGTCTTAGCCGGTACAAGGGCGGGGTTCCACTCAATGTCATTGCTATTCTCTGTGCTTGAGCAAAACTCAACCCCGCTGCTCGGGCGGCTGGCTGGGTCTGTTTCGCAAAAATTGGGGCCATCTACACGCATCACCTGCACCTGGATGCCATTTCCAGCAGCTGGGGTGATATTGGTGAACTTCAGGGAAAGACTACCAGCCTGATCGCCGGTGGTGAAGGTGTACCAAACAGAGTTCTCGATCGAAATGGAACCCGAGGGTCCGTTGCACGAAGCGGGAAGCCGCATATCCTCTCCGGTGTCAAGCGTGGTATTGATGGTGCCGGAATGCGTGGTTACATCCTTATCCAGCTGCTGAGCGCAAATGCAGTGGTCTATACACTGGGGGAAACGGCTCAGATCGGCCACCAGGGTGTCGTTGTGGCGCTGGCCGTCCACCAGCCCGTTGGGGTTGGCTACCCAGGCGCGGATGCTCTGGCTCTGGTTGGGCAGGCTCACACTCGGCACCGTGTAGGTGTACGTGCCGAATGCAGGAATGTTCAGCCCGCTCAGGTTTACCGTGGTGGCGCTTCCGTTGATCTCATACGTCAGGTCGAAGCTGGTGATCGTTACATTCGGCGGGCAGGCGGCGTTGTTGTTGCGCACCGTGATGTTCAGGTCGAACGGGCAGGGGCCGTAGCAGCCTACGATGCTCAGC encodes:
- a CDS encoding T9SS type A sorting domain-containing protein encodes the protein TYSIRINTNLNTDPIRGNDTVRSSITVRVPNIALSGGPYEEDFEDATGGNWFPDIQNPGQVNVWQHGQLPNNFAGFSGVDNSEGRAWYAVLTETGRDVFLLSPIFDLRGAANPRLEFDYKFSTARTDTRMLVEWRDLSVSSGAGSTWTTLGDNSAPTPGTTKQWYNIAPSLSTGWGTTGGRRNVSNWTHAVQSLCGQVGRSCVQFRIRLDVENLTAPDHFAIDNFELEDVPRDLELLSIVGCYGPCPFDLNITVRNNNAACPPNVTITSFDLTYEINGSATTVNLSGLNIPAFGTYTYTVPSVSLPNQSQSIRAWVANPNGLVDGQRHNDTLVADLSRFPQCIDHCICAQQLDKDVTTHSGTINTTLDTGEDMRLPASCNGPSGSISIENSVWYTFTTGDQAGSLSLKFTNITPAAGNGIQVQVMRVDGPNFCETDPASRPSSGVEFCSSTENSNDIEWNPALVPAKTTYMIMVDGFSGVNATYDIELSGAAAIPLPVEGFHLVGSWAGSRTAKLEWRTTQEVNNQYFDLERSSTGVSGWQRVASVAGSGNSSISRTYSHLDKDLSGDIYYYRVRQVDMDGTSTLSNTVLLSGQGGISIGRAYPNPTSGGFNVPLTTSRGGRVLLSLHNSLGQTVWQEAVDVVAGSTSLSVSPSVSDGVYLLKIELDGVQDVQKLYVR